The proteins below are encoded in one region of Planctopirus limnophila DSM 3776:
- a CDS encoding proline dehydrogenase family protein, producing the protein MAKRKSASTLAQPQPIPGVDDARIEAETTQLGELIWRRLAARQPSFFEQRWWDDRILAAAMNDESLKVQMFRFVDVLPRLKTHQSMTRHLQEYFDEIREHLPWAIQLVGFGVEQVAPNSILSRTLAFNARNNAQRIAKRLMGGESTDDVLKTIHKLYRQGYLFSLNYLSSKVVSQAEADQYQQRYLDMLSSLGAEVSNWPAHTSYAHAAAVEGKSAATAEIPQLQLSLKLSSLTSDFRPLDAQGTMRVVLERLRPILRLAIEQQAIVQIELEHSTTNRLILDIVQQVLSEKEFQSWADCGITLPAYLKTAESDLTALATWVQKRGTPIRICLTKGEYWNQEIALAQSKSWPVAVFEEEWQIDENYEKLSRALIDQPELFKPVFAGQSLRSLCYVLAYAQARNLPRSRVELQLRYGLADEQAQAFAELGCRVRIDTPVGHHVKGMARLARHFLENSANDSFLRQGYSAEVSIEDLLMNPTVAGQTARVRKTSKMWTVPPQGFVNEPVTDFSMPAHREAMQGAIEKVEHQFGQTYSLIINGRREDTRQNLTVRSPSDKSKVLGLVASASPEQALAAIDSARRAFVRWSVIEASYRAEYLELIARELRQRRFELAAWQIFECGKPWAEADADVAEAIDFCNYYAMQMRELAEPQRFDIADEENAYFYRPRGVVVVISPWNFPMAVLTGMVAAALVAGNTVIIKPAEQASVTAAKLMEILQACGIPDGVITFLPGIGEEIGPVLAGSPDVDLVAFTGSTEVGLTVNQSAAQVHAAAQSIKRVITTLSGHNAIIVDADADLDDAVTGVIESAFSYAGQKCSSCSRVVVIGEIYDEFIKRLVAATSDLKLARAEDPACQIGPVIDEESCKRLLALIEDAKQTCEVILAMETGSLAKKGYFVGPHIFANIPSESRLNKEEICGPILLVYKAADLSEALGMANSVPYALAGGLYSRSPANLKRAKQQFLAGNLYLNTPVTTGLVARQPFGGFKLSGIGSKTGGPDYLPQFMVPVNVTENTSRRGFSHETTTES; encoded by the coding sequence ATGGCCAAACGTAAATCTGCCTCCACTCTTGCTCAACCACAACCAATCCCTGGGGTTGATGATGCTCGAATTGAAGCGGAAACAACTCAACTGGGTGAATTGATCTGGCGACGACTCGCTGCCAGACAACCATCATTCTTTGAACAGCGCTGGTGGGATGATCGCATTCTGGCAGCCGCCATGAATGATGAATCTCTCAAGGTGCAGATGTTCCGGTTTGTGGATGTGTTGCCGCGACTGAAAACGCATCAATCGATGACGCGTCATCTTCAGGAATACTTTGACGAGATTCGTGAGCATCTTCCGTGGGCGATCCAACTGGTCGGATTTGGTGTGGAGCAGGTCGCTCCTAATTCGATTTTATCCCGAACACTCGCATTTAATGCCCGGAATAACGCTCAACGGATTGCCAAGCGTCTGATGGGTGGTGAATCGACCGATGATGTTCTCAAGACGATTCATAAACTTTATCGACAAGGCTATCTCTTCTCGCTCAATTACCTGAGCTCGAAAGTTGTCAGTCAGGCCGAGGCAGATCAGTACCAGCAGCGATATCTCGACATGCTTTCGTCATTGGGCGCGGAGGTCAGCAACTGGCCAGCCCATACGTCATATGCCCATGCTGCTGCGGTCGAGGGTAAGTCAGCTGCGACTGCGGAGATTCCTCAACTGCAGCTTTCGCTCAAACTGTCGTCGTTAACCAGCGACTTTCGCCCACTCGATGCCCAAGGGACCATGCGTGTGGTGCTGGAGCGATTGCGGCCCATTCTCCGTCTGGCCATCGAGCAGCAGGCGATTGTGCAGATCGAGCTGGAGCATTCGACGACGAATCGATTGATTCTCGATATTGTTCAGCAGGTTCTCTCGGAAAAAGAATTCCAGAGCTGGGCCGATTGCGGCATCACTTTGCCGGCCTATCTAAAAACTGCGGAAAGCGATCTGACGGCACTGGCAACCTGGGTTCAAAAACGCGGTACACCGATTCGCATCTGCCTGACCAAGGGAGAGTATTGGAATCAGGAAATCGCTCTGGCTCAGTCAAAAAGCTGGCCAGTGGCTGTTTTTGAAGAAGAATGGCAGATCGACGAGAACTACGAAAAACTCTCCCGAGCTTTGATCGATCAGCCGGAGTTATTCAAGCCCGTATTTGCAGGCCAGAGTTTAAGAAGCCTCTGTTACGTTCTGGCCTATGCACAGGCCCGCAATTTGCCCCGCTCCCGAGTTGAACTGCAATTGCGATACGGTTTGGCCGATGAGCAGGCCCAGGCATTTGCCGAACTGGGTTGCCGGGTCCGCATTGATACGCCGGTCGGTCATCATGTGAAAGGAATGGCCCGCCTGGCGCGTCACTTCCTGGAAAACTCTGCGAATGATTCGTTTCTCAGGCAAGGCTATTCCGCCGAAGTCTCCATCGAGGATCTGCTTATGAATCCCACCGTCGCCGGCCAGACGGCCCGGGTCCGAAAAACCTCGAAGATGTGGACCGTTCCACCCCAGGGCTTCGTGAATGAACCAGTGACTGATTTTTCAATGCCTGCTCACCGTGAAGCGATGCAGGGGGCAATTGAAAAGGTCGAACATCAATTCGGGCAAACCTACTCGTTGATCATCAATGGTCGCCGGGAAGATACTCGGCAGAATCTGACAGTTCGTTCCCCTTCCGATAAGTCGAAAGTGCTGGGACTGGTCGCTTCAGCAAGTCCGGAGCAGGCTCTGGCAGCCATTGATTCGGCCCGACGGGCTTTCGTGCGGTGGTCAGTGATTGAAGCCAGTTATCGAGCTGAATATCTCGAACTGATTGCGCGTGAACTCAGGCAGCGCCGATTTGAACTGGCTGCCTGGCAGATCTTTGAATGTGGCAAGCCCTGGGCGGAAGCCGATGCTGACGTGGCCGAAGCCATCGACTTCTGCAATTACTACGCGATGCAGATGCGCGAACTAGCGGAACCCCAAAGGTTCGATATTGCCGACGAAGAGAACGCTTACTTCTACCGTCCGCGTGGTGTGGTGGTGGTGATCTCTCCCTGGAATTTCCCCATGGCTGTCCTGACCGGGATGGTCGCTGCTGCCCTGGTGGCTGGAAACACCGTCATCATCAAGCCTGCTGAACAGGCTTCGGTCACGGCTGCGAAACTGATGGAAATCCTCCAGGCCTGTGGTATTCCGGATGGTGTCATCACCTTCCTGCCCGGTATTGGGGAAGAGATTGGCCCGGTTCTCGCTGGGAGCCCTGATGTCGATCTTGTGGCCTTTACCGGTTCCACGGAAGTCGGACTGACAGTGAATCAGTCGGCAGCACAGGTCCATGCGGCTGCACAATCGATCAAGCGGGTCATTACGACCTTGAGTGGTCACAATGCTATCATCGTCGATGCCGATGCCGACCTGGATGATGCCGTCACGGGTGTGATTGAAAGTGCCTTCAGTTATGCCGGGCAGAAGTGCTCATCGTGCTCGCGAGTCGTTGTGATTGGTGAAATCTACGACGAGTTCATCAAACGACTCGTGGCCGCCACTTCTGATTTGAAGCTGGCCCGTGCAGAAGATCCCGCCTGCCAGATAGGGCCCGTGATTGATGAAGAATCTTGCAAGCGACTTCTGGCACTCATCGAAGATGCTAAGCAGACCTGCGAAGTGATTCTTGCGATGGAAACGGGCTCACTGGCTAAGAAGGGATACTTCGTCGGCCCGCACATCTTTGCGAATATTCCGAGTGAGTCACGCCTAAATAAAGAAGAGATCTGCGGCCCGATTCTCCTCGTCTACAAAGCCGCCGATCTTTCGGAAGCCTTGGGGATGGCCAACAGCGTGCCTTATGCTCTGGCAGGTGGTTTGTATAGTCGCAGCCCGGCGAATCTTAAACGGGCCAAACAGCAATTTCTGGCAGGAAATCTCTATCTGAATACTCCGGTCACGACCGGTCTCGTCGCCCGGCAACCTTTCGGTGGCTTCAAACTCTCCGGGATTGGCAGCAAAACGGGCGGGCCAGATTACCTGCCACAGTTCATGGTGCCAGTCAATGTGACAGAAAACACATCCCGACGCGGCTTCAGTCACGAGACAACGACTGAAAGTTAA
- a CDS encoding secretin N-terminal domain-containing protein: MDGKCSLKSSEQSSITSYGVFGTLGFMAACRLVAGCVLTAFLPALLTSADDVGRAVPLTALPWSVAAFAQETASPAPTGTAVTETSDDQPKSSTESTQPGKLEPQGTEAASSAPSTPAAEATKPAATPGAPTASGAPTTSGSQSPTGPSTTPATGTAPAATPTAPTTPAAPNALPKPVIAPKIEASFNPQPASISPAVDPERPFSFSFRYAPWADVLQLFATKAGLTLDLTEIPPGTFNYLDGRRYTPIEALDILNGYLLPKGFVLVRRDQFLVVANISSGIPPNLVPDVLPEELDNRGKNELMSVVIPLSGLDAEVAANEIRELVGPQGKVSALKNTNSVVVTDIGSNLRRIYRLLTSDGATGNRDLTFKSIALKHISSQEAERTVRRLFGLPTNSATTTTSSSSSSSDRSRWDDRGRDDRSRDPREQQPPPRTTSTTNSLAAKLQVTADPRTNSLLVAAPATLLPTVEDLIKSIDVDRGADGRPLAEDSPVSLRVYQVTSSDLAQVVKTISTLMPGTVVGEDTRYGKIFIQANENEHGEIDRLVKQLAGNASSSVAVVNLVKLDPVAASNTLRSLFSNEGREAPSIEPDAYGNRLMIRGTPEQLSQVKSLLSELGEDGTGQAKRATGQGMVRSLTLGGRDPEEVMQMMQKVWAASEESPIRVVVPSARNPVRELKTPGARRIEPTSVPESPPVERSPVTRELPVTQQIQPSREIASTVPQNRLLTVSRTSTLQDATQQEAEAVVLEEESASNQQSKNTPALSAEIPSAKDSNSQPATKASPGVSMTVNGDEIIMTSPDTNALDRLEELFSALSETIPARTRWTIFYLRSADATETATMLERLFPQSSVTASSAADSGGMFGGFTSGFSSMSRGMLSATGLDSLGSASQPVRIITDTRANALFVSGPADKVREIEQMLEILDAEELPQNARDRLPRSIPVNYADVEEVASIVNEVFKDKLESPQAMPGGGRSGRGGGDFNPLAMLMGQQGGQQGRGAQRGPEMTIGVDTRTSHLIVSANDTLFQQVSELVLDLDQRAKDARQTIRVITLDKADPTILSQSISSLMPKVSVSGSSRSRPSRSGSSSTGNNNNQNPPQPEQQQPNQDDIRRIMEQRMRERMGSGGSSSGFGGFGGGSNSSGGRPSGGFGSGGFGGSGRGSGSGRGGR; the protein is encoded by the coding sequence ATGGACGGGAAGTGCTCCCTGAAATCTTCTGAGCAGTCATCAATCACCTCTTATGGAGTTTTTGGGACACTCGGATTTATGGCGGCTTGCCGACTGGTTGCGGGCTGTGTGCTGACGGCATTTCTTCCTGCGCTGCTAACCAGTGCCGATGATGTCGGTCGAGCCGTTCCTCTCACTGCCCTGCCATGGTCAGTGGCAGCTTTCGCTCAGGAAACGGCCAGTCCCGCTCCAACAGGGACAGCAGTCACCGAAACCAGCGACGATCAACCGAAAAGTTCCACAGAGTCCACGCAGCCAGGCAAGCTCGAACCGCAGGGGACTGAGGCTGCTTCTTCGGCACCCTCAACTCCCGCTGCTGAAGCCACGAAACCGGCTGCAACCCCTGGAGCACCTACTGCATCTGGAGCACCCACGACATCCGGATCACAATCGCCAACAGGTCCATCGACCACGCCCGCAACCGGCACTGCTCCTGCAGCAACTCCGACAGCACCCACAACGCCGGCAGCACCCAATGCCCTGCCCAAGCCGGTCATTGCTCCCAAGATCGAAGCCAGCTTCAATCCTCAGCCCGCCTCGATCTCACCGGCTGTCGACCCCGAGCGGCCATTCTCATTCAGCTTTCGTTATGCCCCCTGGGCCGATGTCTTGCAGTTGTTCGCCACGAAGGCCGGGCTTACTCTTGATCTCACAGAGATTCCGCCGGGCACATTCAACTATCTCGACGGTCGTCGCTACACGCCGATCGAAGCTCTCGACATCCTCAATGGCTATTTGCTCCCCAAGGGCTTTGTGCTGGTGCGTCGCGATCAGTTTCTTGTGGTGGCCAACATCTCGTCTGGTATTCCACCCAATCTGGTTCCCGATGTGCTTCCTGAAGAACTCGATAACCGGGGCAAAAACGAACTGATGTCCGTTGTAATTCCCCTCTCCGGGCTCGATGCCGAAGTGGCTGCTAACGAAATTCGCGAACTGGTGGGCCCGCAGGGGAAAGTCTCGGCTCTCAAAAACACCAACTCGGTGGTCGTCACTGATATTGGTTCGAATCTTCGTCGTATCTATCGCTTACTTACCAGCGATGGAGCCACTGGCAACCGCGACCTGACCTTCAAATCGATTGCCCTGAAGCACATTTCTTCGCAGGAAGCGGAACGAACTGTCCGCAGACTCTTTGGCCTCCCCACGAACTCTGCCACCACAACGACTTCATCATCGTCTTCTTCCAGCGATCGCAGCCGATGGGATGATCGCGGCCGGGATGACCGCAGTCGCGATCCTCGTGAACAACAGCCGCCACCCCGCACGACGTCGACCACGAACAGTCTCGCCGCGAAACTGCAGGTCACTGCCGATCCTCGGACCAACTCGCTTCTGGTGGCTGCTCCTGCCACGTTACTGCCCACGGTCGAAGATCTCATCAAGTCGATTGATGTGGACCGTGGTGCTGATGGCCGCCCCCTGGCCGAAGATTCTCCTGTCTCGTTGCGGGTCTATCAGGTGACCTCGAGTGATCTGGCACAGGTGGTGAAAACCATCAGCACACTTATGCCCGGCACCGTAGTGGGCGAAGATACCCGCTACGGGAAAATCTTCATTCAGGCCAACGAAAACGAGCATGGCGAAATTGACCGTCTGGTGAAGCAACTGGCGGGTAATGCCTCGTCTTCGGTGGCGGTGGTTAACCTTGTGAAACTTGATCCAGTCGCTGCCTCGAACACACTCCGTTCGCTCTTCTCGAACGAAGGCCGTGAAGCCCCCAGTATTGAACCCGATGCTTATGGCAATCGCCTGATGATTCGTGGCACCCCCGAGCAATTGTCTCAGGTGAAGTCGCTTCTTTCAGAACTGGGCGAAGATGGGACTGGGCAAGCCAAACGGGCCACCGGCCAGGGCATGGTTCGATCACTCACTTTGGGTGGCCGCGATCCTGAAGAAGTGATGCAGATGATGCAGAAGGTCTGGGCCGCTTCTGAAGAAAGCCCCATTCGTGTCGTTGTGCCTTCGGCTCGAAACCCTGTGCGTGAACTGAAGACACCTGGTGCCCGCCGGATTGAACCCACGTCCGTTCCAGAAAGTCCACCAGTCGAGCGTTCACCCGTCACACGGGAACTCCCCGTCACACAGCAGATTCAGCCTTCCCGCGAGATCGCTTCGACAGTCCCACAAAATCGCTTACTCACCGTTTCCCGCACTTCCACACTGCAGGATGCTACTCAGCAGGAAGCTGAGGCTGTCGTTCTCGAAGAAGAGTCTGCCAGCAATCAGCAAAGCAAAAATACGCCCGCGCTATCAGCTGAAATTCCCTCTGCTAAAGACTCGAATTCCCAGCCAGCCACGAAAGCGTCACCGGGCGTTTCCATGACTGTGAATGGCGATGAAATCATCATGACTTCGCCCGATACAAATGCACTCGATCGACTCGAAGAACTCTTTAGTGCACTCTCCGAAACCATTCCCGCCCGTACCCGTTGGACGATCTTTTATCTCCGCTCAGCCGATGCCACCGAAACCGCCACCATGCTCGAAAGGCTCTTCCCTCAAAGCAGTGTGACCGCTTCCTCTGCGGCTGATTCTGGTGGAATGTTCGGCGGCTTTACCAGCGGGTTTTCATCGATGAGCCGGGGGATGCTCAGTGCGACGGGTCTGGATTCGCTGGGTTCTGCGTCGCAGCCAGTGCGGATCATTACCGATACCCGGGCCAATGCCCTGTTTGTCTCTGGCCCCGCCGATAAAGTGCGAGAAATCGAGCAGATGCTGGAGATTCTCGATGCTGAAGAGCTTCCGCAAAACGCCCGCGATCGCCTGCCTCGCTCGATCCCGGTCAACTATGCCGATGTGGAAGAAGTCGCCTCGATCGTGAACGAAGTCTTTAAAGATAAGCTCGAATCACCGCAGGCCATGCCAGGTGGTGGACGAAGTGGCCGCGGCGGTGGAGACTTCAACCCGCTGGCCATGCTGATGGGGCAACAAGGTGGTCAGCAGGGACGTGGTGCCCAGCGTGGGCCGGAAATGACGATTGGTGTCGATACCCGCACCAGTCATCTCATCGTTTCGGCCAATGACACCCTCTTTCAACAGGTTTCGGAACTGGTTCTCGATCTCGATCAGCGTGCTAAAGACGCCCGGCAAACGATTCGTGTCATCACACTTGATAAGGCTGACCCCACGATTCTTTCACAGTCGATTTCATCGCTCATGCCTAAAGTCAGTGTCAGTGGTTCATCGAGGAGCCGACCTTCGCGCAGTGGTTCCAGTTCGACAGGGAATAACAACAATCAGAATCCACCTCAGCCCGAACAGCAGCAACCCAATCAGGATGACATCCGTCGGATCATGGAGCAGCGGATGCGGGAACGCATGGGGAGTGGTGGTAGCAGCAGTGGCTTTGGTGGCTTCGGCGGCGGAAGCAATAGTAGTGGTGGTCGCCCGAGTGGAGGATTTGGCAGTGGAGGCTTTGGCGGCAGTGGTCGCGGGAGCGGTTCAGGACGTGGTGGCCGCTGA
- a CDS encoding tetratricopeptide repeat protein, whose protein sequence is MVYNPRRIRERRLDAARGYLLLEMPQPALAELAQIQDPGPQKFEFHLLKGECFRALKRHEEALSEFEEAHHLHPSDLDVLMGMAWCFKRTSQLLRAIDTMHSAYASHAEEPVVLYNLSCYYALVGQREQALSWLGRALRMNRELLKLVPEETDFDPIREDAEFRLLIHLAASSKSATK, encoded by the coding sequence ATGGTCTACAACCCGCGACGAATTCGAGAACGCAGGCTCGATGCAGCCCGAGGGTATCTGTTGCTGGAAATGCCTCAGCCAGCCCTTGCCGAGCTGGCACAAATTCAAGATCCCGGCCCGCAGAAGTTTGAATTCCATCTGCTGAAAGGCGAATGCTTCCGTGCTCTAAAACGACACGAGGAAGCGTTAAGCGAGTTTGAAGAAGCCCACCATCTGCATCCCAGCGATCTCGATGTCCTCATGGGGATGGCCTGGTGCTTCAAACGCACCAGCCAGTTACTGCGGGCGATTGACACGATGCATTCGGCATACGCCTCGCATGCGGAAGAACCAGTCGTCCTTTACAATCTTTCGTGCTATTACGCACTGGTAGGGCAGCGTGAACAGGCTTTGAGCTGGCTGGGCCGGGCTTTGCGGATGAATCGTGAACTTTTGAAGCTCGTTCCTGAGGAAACGGATTTTGATCCAATTCGCGAAGATGCCGAGTTCCGTCTGCTGATTCATCTGGCGGCTTCAAGCAAATCCGCTACGAAATAG
- the corA gene encoding magnesium/cobalt transporter CorA, with protein sequence MSSSSIDVAAASIPANSRKGEIRRRWFRRRTAVGLQPGTITPHEQRPARMELISYSLSDYREAADFSIEQLPSLLIPDRVHWLNIDGYGDAELLKSLANDFKIHPLAMEDVVNTHQRAKVDNYDDQLFIVARRVLGPPFRSEQISFVLVGSILLTFQEDLEGDCFDNVRERLKSGRGRTRTLGVDYLLYELLDAVIDSYFPVIEGMGEDLDRIEEAVQGQPNPESLRRIHDHRIDLLQLRRAAWPLREAIQHLLRGEFQQIGRETLLYLRDGYDHVVQIMDILDIYRETCGDLRDYYYNIVSSRTNDVMRTLTIISTLFLPVTFVAGVYGMNFEHMPEVKDPWGYPLCLLAMALIAGGFLVFFWRKGWLRSFDKQGGSRHAE encoded by the coding sequence ATGTCTTCTTCCTCAATTGATGTGGCTGCTGCATCTATACCGGCAAATTCACGTAAGGGGGAAATTCGCAGACGCTGGTTTCGCCGGCGGACGGCGGTCGGGCTTCAGCCGGGGACGATTACACCTCACGAGCAGCGGCCCGCCCGCATGGAACTCATTTCCTATTCCCTTAGCGATTATCGCGAAGCCGCTGATTTCTCGATCGAACAGCTTCCCAGCCTGCTGATTCCTGATCGCGTACACTGGCTGAATATCGATGGTTATGGCGATGCCGAACTCCTCAAATCGCTCGCTAACGATTTCAAAATCCACCCGCTCGCCATGGAAGATGTGGTCAATACCCATCAGCGAGCAAAGGTCGATAACTACGACGACCAGTTATTCATTGTCGCCCGGCGAGTGCTGGGGCCACCCTTTCGAAGTGAGCAGATCAGCTTTGTCCTGGTGGGGAGTATCCTGCTCACATTTCAGGAGGATCTCGAAGGCGACTGTTTCGACAATGTGCGCGAACGCCTGAAATCAGGCCGTGGACGCACGCGGACACTCGGCGTCGATTATCTGCTTTACGAACTTCTCGATGCGGTCATTGACAGCTACTTTCCGGTGATCGAAGGGATGGGTGAAGATCTCGACCGGATCGAAGAGGCGGTTCAAGGTCAGCCCAATCCTGAATCTTTGCGTCGCATTCACGATCATCGGATCGACCTCCTGCAATTGCGCAGGGCGGCCTGGCCCTTGCGGGAAGCGATTCAACATCTCTTACGCGGAGAATTCCAGCAGATTGGTCGGGAAACCTTGCTGTACTTGCGTGATGGCTATGACCACGTGGTGCAGATCATGGATATTCTTGACATCTACCGCGAAACGTGTGGTGATCTCCGCGACTACTACTACAACATTGTCAGCAGCCGCACGAATGACGTGATGCGAACGCTCACGATTATTTCGACATTGTTTCTTCCGGTCACTTTCGTGGCGGGTGTGTATGGGATGAATTTCGAGCACATGCCGGAAGTGAAAGATCCCTGGGGGTACCCGCTCTGCCTGTTGGCGATGGCTCTGATTGCAGGTGGATTTTTAGTCTTTTTCTGGCGGAAAGGCTGGCTGAGAAGCTTTGATAAGCAAGGCGGCAGTCGCCACGCAGAATGA
- the kdsA gene encoding 3-deoxy-8-phosphooctulonate synthase, which produces MLPSLDNPIEIGSYRCGKGQPLLFVIGPCVIESHDLITKVSGELAELAAKKNLQIVFKSSFDKANRTSGDSFRGPGMERGLEILARAREATGLPITTDLHEPSQAEPVAKVCDILQIPAFLARQTDLVEASAQAAAKFGRVINVKKPQFVAPEDMVHAVKKCKSVGCHKVILTDRGTMFGYGRLVNDFRCVPVMHGFGVPVMFDATHSVQMPGGSTTGGNRALVPFLARAAVACGVDAVFLETHPDPDRALSDGPNQVALADLPGVIHQLVRLRELTLELTADER; this is translated from the coding sequence ATGTTGCCAAGTCTTGATAACCCGATCGAAATCGGCTCTTACCGCTGTGGAAAGGGACAACCACTGCTGTTTGTAATCGGCCCTTGTGTGATTGAATCACATGATTTGATTACGAAAGTTTCTGGTGAACTGGCCGAACTGGCCGCTAAGAAGAATCTGCAGATTGTCTTCAAATCGAGCTTCGATAAAGCGAATCGCACCAGTGGCGATAGTTTTCGCGGGCCAGGGATGGAGCGAGGGCTCGAAATTCTGGCCAGAGCCCGCGAAGCCACAGGTTTGCCGATTACAACCGATCTGCATGAGCCGTCTCAGGCCGAACCTGTCGCCAAGGTGTGTGATATTCTGCAGATCCCCGCTTTTCTGGCCCGGCAGACTGATCTGGTCGAAGCCTCTGCTCAGGCGGCCGCCAAGTTTGGCCGGGTGATCAACGTTAAAAAGCCTCAGTTCGTGGCACCCGAAGATATGGTGCATGCAGTCAAAAAGTGCAAATCGGTCGGTTGCCACAAAGTGATTCTGACAGATCGCGGCACGATGTTCGGCTACGGACGGCTGGTCAACGATTTTCGCTGTGTGCCGGTCATGCACGGCTTTGGTGTCCCGGTGATGTTCGACGCCACGCACAGTGTGCAGATGCCAGGGGGAAGTACGACTGGTGGCAATCGCGCGCTGGTTCCTTTCCTGGCGCGAGCTGCTGTGGCCTGTGGGGTTGATGCCGTTTTCCTTGAAACGCATCCTGATCCTGATCGCGCCTTAAGTGATGGGCCCAATCAGGTGGCTCTCGCCGATCTGCCGGGGGTCATCCATCAACTCGTGCGATTGCGTGAGCTGACTCTGGAGTTGACTGCTGACGAACGATGA
- a CDS encoding diacylglycerol/lipid kinase family protein encodes MSGYVVIQRNPHSGTHRRSHVLLDLIAGLKRAGLKPRLFSNRSRLDEFVLRHQTAGDLVAMVAAGGDGTVDDLLNRHPELPLAILPLGTENLLARYLGFRLDGSWLAKIIALGHVREMDLARANGRLFCTVASAGFDASIVRDVHSRRSGHANRWSYFFSFLRHLFSYRFPVMDVTVHSSRGVEKHSATQLFVSNVPRYAMQLPVGRGGDEADGLLEVELISISHIGALLWVLGWMFLGKTSGVRLQATELIITSSRDATIPFEVDGDPAGETPMHLTISPRGLKLIDTRSAQSSKSVAAMPVNRSTAQPGTHTCGKTSGDCKLISPCNPV; translated from the coding sequence GTGAGCGGGTACGTTGTGATTCAGCGAAATCCTCATTCGGGAACGCATCGCCGCTCGCATGTTCTTCTGGATCTGATCGCCGGGTTGAAAAGAGCGGGGCTTAAGCCGCGACTATTTTCCAATCGATCTCGGCTCGATGAGTTTGTCCTGCGCCATCAAACAGCCGGAGATTTGGTGGCGATGGTGGCGGCTGGTGGTGATGGGACAGTTGATGATCTGCTCAACAGACATCCCGAGTTACCATTGGCCATACTTCCTTTAGGAACCGAGAATCTGCTGGCTCGCTATCTGGGGTTTCGGCTTGACGGAAGTTGGCTGGCAAAGATCATCGCCCTGGGCCATGTGCGGGAAATGGATCTGGCCCGGGCGAATGGGCGTCTGTTCTGCACTGTGGCCAGCGCGGGTTTTGATGCGTCGATTGTGCGCGACGTGCACTCCCGCCGCTCGGGGCATGCGAACCGCTGGAGCTATTTTTTCTCGTTTCTCAGACATCTGTTCTCGTATCGTTTTCCCGTTATGGACGTGACCGTGCACTCTTCGCGGGGAGTGGAGAAACATTCCGCTACGCAATTGTTTGTCAGCAATGTCCCTCGTTACGCCATGCAACTGCCGGTTGGTCGGGGTGGCGATGAAGCCGATGGTCTGCTGGAAGTCGAACTGATTTCGATCAGCCATATCGGGGCACTGCTGTGGGTGCTGGGCTGGATGTTTTTGGGAAAAACTTCAGGAGTCAGGCTGCAGGCAACCGAGTTGATCATCACTTCTTCGCGGGATGCAACCATTCCTTTCGAGGTCGATGGAGACCCAGCCGGAGAGACACCCATGCATTTGACGATTTCTCCACGCGGGTTAAAGCTGATCGATACTCGTTCGGCCCAGAGTTCCAAAAGTGTGGCTGCGATGCCCGTCAATCGCAGCACGGCACAGCCGGGTACACACACATGCGGAAAAACTTCCGGAGATTGCAAGCTTATCAGTCCCTGCAATCCTGTCTGA